CCCCGCTTCCCGGAGGACCGACTCGAGCATCCGCGACGTACTGCCCTTTCCGTTCGACCCGGCGACCTGTACGAACGAGACGCCCTCGTGTGGGTCCTCGAGGTGCTCGAGGAACGCCCGGGTCGACTCCGTGCCCGGGCTGGGACGGAATCGACGTAGGCCGACGAGGAGGTCCGCCGCCTCGTGGTATTCCATACGCGTCACTCAGAGCGCGTCCGCTTTAGGGTGTCGAACCTCGGTGAGCGGAGACTCGAGACGTGGTACTTTCGAAATCAGTGGTAGCGCGTGTCGATGCCGTATCCGAAGCGATAGTTCCTACCAATTTATTACTATATGTTTTATAGTATAGACCATATCGATTCCCACGTGCGGTTCATTTATCGATACCGTGTGTCGAACCGACGTCAGACTCCGCCGTGACCGTTCGGCGGCCGCAACACCATGCCGTCGAGCATCGCCACGAGACCCACCAGACTGGCCATCATGAGCGCGGACTCGAATGCGATGTCGGCCAACAGACTCGCCCCAGCGGTGGTCAGGAAGGCGAGCGGGATAATTGCGAGGTGCAGGTCGTATCGGTCGAATTCTATCTCGAGGTCGAATCGGGGATCAGTCGGCGTATCGATGCCTCTCGTCGTCATTGTAATCACCGGTAGACGGTACGGGGTCGCTCGCCAAATTAGTTTTGATACTCCTGGCGATAACCGGGAACGTGCCGTAATAGTGTGGTGTCTCGTCTCCGCTGCGAAATGGGGCGAGCGATACGGTAATAATCCGGCGGGCGTCTGTATCGCTATGGGAATCGAAACGGACGACGATGAGTCGAAACTGGGCGTGGGAATTGCGGTGGGCGTCGGAATGGGGGTATCCATTGGCGTAGCGATGGACAATATCGGTGCGGGAATCGCTATCGGCGTCGGAACCGGCGTTGCGCTCGGAGTCGCGTGGAGCGAAGTCGACGACTAGTCGACGAACGGCCGTCCGTGTGCACAGACAATCACGACCACGATGGAGTGCGTTCTGTACGTTATTCCGCACGGGAAGGCGCTCTGTTCTGGCTCTCGAAAATTGCTCGAGCATCCGCCTCGATACGGTCCATCACCGCGCGTTCGCTCCCGTCGGGCACCTCGAGATGCTCGAAGTCGTTCATGATGCGGACCATCGCGACCAGTTCGTAGAGCGGCTCGGGGGTCGAAACCGCGTCCGCTCGATCCGGCCTCGCCGTCCGGTACCCCGACAGCATCGCCTCGCGGACGAGGGGTCGCCGATCCGACACGCCGGACAGCCCCGCCAGGAAGGCGCCGCTGTAGAGGTAGGCGGCGAACTCGAAATCGAACGCCGCCGGGACGGCGAGGGTGTAGCCCCAGTCGAGCATCGCCGTGATCTCGCCCGCCTCGGACTCGACGAGGAGGTTGTGTAAGCCGTGATCGTTGCGGCCCAGAACGGGATCGAACGGCCTCTCCAGGGCATCGATTCTCGCCTCGATCCACCGCCGCAAATCGGGTGTAAGCGGCGAAAAACGGGAATCGGCGTGGCGCTCTAGTTCGCGGTCGACGTACGACTGCAGAAACTCCGGCCAGGTGGCCCGCAGATCTCCAACCGTCAGGGCCGACGGCTCGCACTCGGGCCGCCCGCCGACGAGGTCGGGCCCGTCGCGACGGACGTGACCGAACCGCTCGACCGCCGGCACTGCGTGTAACTCGGCCAGGTACTCGCCCGTCTCCCGTGCGAGTCGCGAGAGGGTGTCGTCCTCGAGGTGGCACACGTCCTCGTAGGGCAGCGCCTCGCCGGGCAATGCCTCCATCAGGTAACACGGAGCAGGGAGCGTCTCGTGGTCGTCCAGGACGCCGAGCACTTCGGGGACCGGGATCGACGTGTGGGCGTCCAGGACGGCCTGGATGCGCGCCTCGTCGGGGATTCCCCACGTTTTCCCGTCGGGCGAGGCCTTCAGGTACAGGGGCCGCGAACCGCCGTCATCGACGGCCTCGAGACGGTAGACCGAACAGAAGCCGCGTTCGACCGGGGTCGCGTCTCGAAGCTCGAGCGTTGGGTCGACCATCTCGACGAACTTCTCGACGGCCGACGCCGACAGTGCTCGTGCTTCGGGAACG
This region of Natronosalvus halobius genomic DNA includes:
- a CDS encoding phosphotransferase family protein; the protein is MDDVPEARALSASAVEKFVEMVDPTLELRDATPVERGFCSVYRLEAVDDGGSRPLYLKASPDGKTWGIPDEARIQAVLDAHTSIPVPEVLGVLDDHETLPAPCYLMEALPGEALPYEDVCHLEDDTLSRLARETGEYLAELHAVPAVERFGHVRRDGPDLVGGRPECEPSALTVGDLRATWPEFLQSYVDRELERHADSRFSPLTPDLRRWIEARIDALERPFDPVLGRNDHGLHNLLVESEAGEITAMLDWGYTLAVPAAFDFEFAAYLYSGAFLAGLSGVSDRRPLVREAMLSGYRTARPDRADAVSTPEPLYELVAMVRIMNDFEHLEVPDGSERAVMDRIEADARAIFESQNRAPSRAE